Proteins encoded in a region of the Misgurnus anguillicaudatus chromosome 9, ASM2758022v2, whole genome shotgun sequence genome:
- the LOC141366010 gene encoding uncharacterized protein, protein MSQSETTPPMSQMVARSECYSRSSRRSSTSQAAARARADAEAARTRAQYAKRQIDMEVEKARIEATLNALKKEGEAEAALAAAHVLEAAADEEHHAIDLTEQGISPKTPPSIRRAQDYVNDHFTNSSLHVKEEEKPDTGQLVSYNKSHHLQQSHTPVPSSPGEDLTDFADREQLRSPPTHIKMDISPKPRPSVTPQAELSDLTAYLARRDLLTAGFKVFDNRPESYLSWKSILCNAIEGLNLKPSEELDLLTKWLSGESLQHALRIRAVHVNNPQAGLQRLWQRLDKSYGSPEVVEASLFQRLQTFPKISNKDAHLLQELADLLLELMYAQSEGYLPGLSFLDTPRGINPIVEKLPYGLQESWVKQGTKYKRDNGAVYPPFSYFVQFVNDYAEMKTDPSFMLQSSNIVAPRVEKTLVKPTRYRVPVAVNKTNISQTSGTTQTSILNPDKQCPIHHKPHSLAKCRGFRSKTLDERKGILKEHAICYKCCSSTSHRAKDCKAIIQCSECKSDVHVSAMHAGPPPWTPKDSNPLPQSHGGEFDSSSPVTTTSCTEVCGQGLKGKSCSKICLVNVYPRTSPEEKRRMYAMLDDQSNSSLARSAFFDMFNVKSTVLPYTMKTCAGLSETGGRRASDFVIEDVNGKVSMLLPILTECDQIPDNRDEIPTAEAVSAHPHLQAIASQIPPLDPSAEILLLLGRDIIRAHKVRSQVNGPNSAPYAQRLDLGWVVVGDVCLSGAHKPTVNSFKTNILNNGRPTYLSPCENKFYIKGKYTESRHTLDKTRVELGRNIFQQTTDDDKVALSAEDALFLEIMHKGFAKDDANNWVAPLPFRTPRQRLPNNRHQALSRLMSLRKTLKRKPKMREHYVEFLDKIFSKGHAEPAPALTPDQECWYLPSFGVYHPQKPEKIRVVFDSSAQCGNVSLNDVLLKGPDLNNTLVGVLMRFRSDPYAVMADVEQMFHNFLVREDHRNYLRFLWFKNHDLDGEVQEFRMRVHVFGNCPSPSVAIYGLKRSAMEGEKEYGSDTRAFIERHFYVDDGLKSFSSTDEAIDVLSRAQKMLAKCNIRLHKISSNCPIITGAFPSEDLATDMQGLDLGQTTPPMQHSLGWDLSTDLFKFQVTVNEKPFTKRGVLSVINSVYDPLGFAVPVIVEGRVILRDISTDICEWDTELPKDKLHQWQHWKDSLKYLQQLGIPRMYTSIPLSAALNKEIHVFCDASTKAVGAVAYLKLTDRDGHSEVGFLLGKARLSPKPDITIPRLELCAAVLAVEVAELVLEELDIAVEQVNFYSDSKVVLGYIFNKKRRFHVYVHNRVERIRRFTQPHQWHYVPTHLNPADHATRALPAEQLSNSTWISGPAFLSNSEKSHTQAELFDLVDPDTDNELRPEVTTCATTLSKDRLSSVRFEKFSSWNALLKAIAKLQHIAQSFKPNTESSCHGWHNCKEQLTEKQLNQAKNTIIRIVQREVYAEDIRQVEKGVPLKNSSPLSKLSPIIDTNGILRVGGRLKRAQLTSDETNPILIPGKHHLAQLIIKHFHGKVCHQGRHFTEGAVRTAGFWIVGGKRAISRVIFNCVTCRKLRGRQQEQIMAELPEDRLSTEPPFTHVGLDVFGPWPVVVRKTRGGQSDAKRWAVIFTCMSTRAIHIETIESMDTSSFINALRRFFAIRGAVKLLRSDCGTNFVSACKELQIDRQGCHNSKLHSFLKDSECKWHFNPPHASHMGGSWERMIGVTRKILDAMLLEQKNAKLTHEILVTLMAEVTAIVNARPLTAVSTDPENPAILTPAMLLTQKVGNPPVPPGQFESRDLFRAQWRRVQYLANVFWSRWQKEYLSGLQNRRKWKTVKPNLQTGDVVLLKEALEHRNNWPLGRITKIFPSEDGLVRKIEVKIFRKGELRCYIRPISEVVLLVSKDST, encoded by the coding sequence ATGTCTCAGTCTGAAACTACACCACCTATGTCCCAGATGGTGGCCCGGTCGGAGTGCTACTCACGTTCTTCACGCCGCTCGTCCACCAGCCAAGCTGCAGCACGAGCACGAGCAGACGCAGAAGCTGCCCGCACCAGAGCACAGTACGCCAAACGCCAGATCGACATGGAGGTCGAGAAGGCACGCATCGAGGCAACACTAAACGCTCTGAAGAAGGAGGGTGAGGCTGAAGCAGCGCTTGCTGCAGCTCATGTCCTGGAAGCGGCAGCTGATGAGGAGCACCACGCCATCGACCTCACTGAGCAAGGCATCTCCCCTAAGACGCCTCCTTCCATTAGACGTGCTCAAGACTATGTGAATGATCACTTCACCAACTCCAGTTTGCAtgtgaaagaagaagaaaagcCTGACACAGGACAACTGGTCAGTTATAACAAATCTCACCATCTACAACAGAGCCATACACCAGTCCCTTCCTCTCCAGGTGAAGATCTCACTGATTTTGCAGACAGGGAGCAGCTGAGGTCCCCTCCTACACACATAAAAATGGATATTTCACCCAAGCCTAGACCTTCAGTGACTCCTCAGGCTGAACTGTCGGATCTAACAGCCTACCTAGCACGCCGTGATCTGCTGACAGCGGGATTCAAGGTTTTCGACAATCGTCCTGAGTCCTACTTGTCCTGGAAGTCCATCTTGTGCAACGCCATAGAAGGCCTCAACCTCAAGCCCAGTGAAGAGCTTGACCTTCTAACCAAGTGGCTCAGCGGGGAGTCCCTTCAACACGCTCTGAGGATCAGGGCAGTCCATGTGAACAACCCACAAGCAGGCCTCCAACGTTTGTGGCAGCGTCTAGACAAGAGTTATGGCTCTCCAGAGGTAGTCGAAGCATCACTCTTCCAACGCTTACAGACTTTTCCAAAGATATCCAATAAAGACGCTCACCTGCTGCAGGAGCTTGCAGACCTTCTGCTAGAGTTAATGTATGCCCAAAGTGAAGGTTATCTGCCAGGCCTTAGCTTTCTTGACACCCCAAGGGGCATAAACCCGATAGTTGAAAAGCTCCCTTACGGGCTCCAGGAGTCATGGGTGAAACAAGGGACAAAATACAAAAGAGACAATGGTGCAGTTTACCCACCTTTCTCCTATTTTGTTCAGTTTGTAAATGACTATGCTGAAATGAAAACAGACCCTAGCTTTATGTTACAAAGTTCAAACATAGTAGCTCCAAGAGTTGAAAAGACGCTGGTAAAACCAACCAGGTACAGAGTTCCGGTTGCAgtgaacaaaacaaacattagTCAAACAAGCGGCACAACTCAAACATCCATTCTTAATCCGGACAAGCAATGTCCCATTCACCACAAGCCCCATTCACTCGCTAAATGCAGGGGATTTAGGTCAAAAACACTGGATGAAAGAAAAGGTATTCTGAAAGAACACGCTATTTGTTATAAGTGTTGTTCCTCCACAAGTCACAGAGCTAAAGACTGTAAAGCCATTATTCAATGCTCAGAATGTAAGAGTGACGTGCACGTgtccgcaatgcatgctggtcCCCCTCCGTGGACACCTAAAGACTCCAACCCTCTGCCTCAGAGCCACGGCGGGGAGTTCGACTCCTCAAGCCCTGTAACTACAACCAGTTGCACAGAAGTGTGTGGCCAAGGCCTCAAAGGTAAATCCTGCTCTAAGATTTGCTTAGTCAACGTGTATCCCCGCACATCCCCTGAAGAGAAAAGGAGGATGTATGCCATGTTAGATGACCAGAGCAATTCATCCTTAGCCAGGTCCGCCTTCTTTGACATGTTTAATGTAAAGAGTACCGTACTCCCATACACCATGAAAACATGCGCTGGCTTATCGGAGACTGGAGGGCGCAGAGCCAGTGACTTTGTTATTGAGGATGTAAATGGAAAAGTGTCCATGCTGCTGCCCATACTAACAGAATGTGATCAGATTCCAGATAACAGGGACGAGATTCCCACTGCTGAGGCTGTGTCGGCTCACCCTCATCTACAGGCAATCGCTTCGCAGATTCCTCCTCTGGATCCATCAGCAGAAATCCTTCTCCTCTTGGGCAGGGACATTATCCGAGCTCATAAGGTCCGCAGTCAGGTGAATGGTCCAAACAGTGCGCCTTATGCTCAACGCCTTGATCTGGGATGGGTAGTTGTAGGTGATGTCTGTCTCTCAGGTGCCCATAAACCCACAGTGAACTCTTTTAAGACAAACATTCTTAACAACGGCCGCCCTACTTACCTCAGCCCCTGTGAAAACAAGTTCTATATCAAGGGCAAATACACAGAAAGCCGTCATACACTTGATAAGACACGAGTTGAATTGGGCAGGAACATTTTCCAGCAAACTACAGATGACGACAAAGTGGCACTTTCAGCAGAAGATGCTTTGTTCTTGGAAATTATGCACAAAGGCTTTGCAAAAGATGATGCGAATAATTGGGTAGCTCCACTCCCATTCCGCACGCCCAGGCAGCGTTTGCCCAACAACAGGCACCAAGCCCTCAGTCGTTTAATGTCGCTCCGCAAAACGCTGAAAAGGAAACCTAAAATGAGAGAGCATTATGTtgagtttttagacaaaatctTCAGTAAAGGCCACGCCGAACCAGCTCCTGCTCTTACTCCAGACCAAGAATGCTGGTATCTCCCTAGTTTTGGAGTTTACCACCCTCAAAAGCCAGAGAAAATTAGGGTAGTCTTTGATTCGAGTGCTCAATGCGGCAATGTTTCTCTCAATGACGTGCTACTTAAAGGGCCAGATCTTAATAACACTCTTGTGGGAGTTCTGATGCGTTTCAGGTCTGACCCATACGCAGTCATGGCAGACGTCGAGCAAATGTTTCACAACTTTCTTGTCAGGGAGGACCACCGTAACTACCTTCGCTTCTTGTGGTTCAAAAATCATGATCTGGATGGAGAAGTGCAGGAATTCAGGATGAGAGTACACGTATTTGGGAACTGTCCCTCCCCATCAGTGGCGATCTATGGACTGAAACGGTCAGCAATGGAGGGAGAAAAAGAATACGGCAGTGATACAAGAGCATTCATTGAACGTCACTTTTATGTAGATGACGGACTAAAATCATTCTCTTCCACAGACGAGGCCATTGACGTTCTCTCTAGAGCTCAGAAGATGCTGGCTAAGTGTAACATACGGCTGCACAAAATCTCATCTAACTGTCCTATAATCACAGGTGCTTTTCCAAGTGAGGACCTTGCAACGGACATGCAGGGCCTTGATCTGGGGCAGACTACCCCACCCATGCAGCACAGCTTGGGCTGGGACCTGTCCACAGACCTGTTCAAGTTTCAGGTAACAGTCAATGAAAAGCCCTTTACCAAACGGGGGGTGCTGTCAGTCATTAATAGTGTCTACGACCCGCTTGGCTTTGCGGTCCCAGTCATTGTGGAAGGCAGGGTCATACTGAGAGACATTTCCACTGACATTTGTGAATGGGACACTGAACTGCCTAAAGACAAATTACATCAGTGGCAACATTGGAAAGACTCCCTCAAATATCTGCAACAACTTGGAATCCCCAGAATGTACACCTCAATACCACTATCTGCAGCTCTAAACAAGGAGATCCATGTTTTTTGTGACGCCTCCACTAAGGCAGTGGGTGCTGTTGCTTACCTCAAACTCACAGATAGAGATGGACACAGTGAAGTGGGTTTCCTTCTCGGCAAAGCACGGCTTTCCCCAAAACCAGACATCACTATACCCAGACTTGAACTTTGCGCAGCAGTCCTGGCTGTTGAGGTGGCCGAGTTAGTACTGGAGGAGCTAGACATTGCAGTCGAACAGGTGAACTTCTACTCTGACTCCAAAGTAGTGCTCGGTTACATCTTTAACAAAAAGAGACGCTTTCATGTTTATGTGCACAACAGAGTGGAACGTATTAGGCGCTTTACACAACCTCACCAGTGGCATTACGTGCCCACTCATTTAAATCCCGCCGATCACGCCACACGAGCACTACCTGCTGAGCAGCTCTCAAACTCCACATGGATCAGTGGACCCGCTTTCCTGTCCAATTCAGAAAAAAGTCACACACAAGCAGAGTTGTTTGATCTTGTAGACCCAGATACTGACAATGAACTGCGACCTGAGGTCACTACTTGTGCCACCACTCTCTCAAAGGACAGACTCAGTAGTGTCAGATTTGAAAAGTTTTCGAGTTGGAACGCCCTACTTAAAGCTATAGCCAAACTCCAACACATTGCCCAGTCATTTAAGCCGAACACAGAGAGCTCCTGTCATGGCTGGCACAACTGTAAAGAACAGTTAACTGAAAAACAACTCAACCAAGCGAAGAACACTATCATTCGCATTGTTCAAAGAGAAGTTTACGCAGAGGACATAAGACAAGTTGAGAAAGGTGTGCCCCTTAAGAACTCAAGCCCACTTAGCAAACTGAGCCCTATCATCGACACTAATGGAATCCTCAGAGTGGGTGGGAGACTAAAACGTGCACAGTTGACATCAGATGAAACCAATCCCATACTCATCCCTGGAAAGCACCACCTTGCCCAGCTCATTATAAAACACTTCCATGGGAAAGTATGCCACCAGGGCAGACATTTTACTGAAGGGGCAGTTAGGActgcaggtttttggattgTGGGAGGTAAAAGAGCAATAAGCAGAGTGATATTCAACTGCGTCACATGCCGCAAACTAAGGGGCAGACAACAGGAACAGATCATGGCTGAGCTACCAGAGGACAGGCTGTCCACGGAGCCTCCTTTCACACATGTAGGCCTTGATGTGTTCGGCCCCTGGCCTGTCGTAGTCAGAAAAACACGAGGTGGGCAATCGGATGCTAAGCGATGGGCAGTCATATTTACATGTATGAGCACACGTGCCATTCACATTGAGACTATAGAATCAATGGACACGTCATCATTCATAAATGCCCTACGTCGATTCTTCGCCATCAGGGGTGCAGTCAAACTTCTTAGATCCGATTGTGGGACAAATTTTGTGAGTGCCTGCAAAGAGCTGCAAATAGATAGACAGGGCTGTCACAATAGTAAACTTCACAGCTTTCTCAAAGACTCTGAGTGCAAATGGCATTTTAACCCCCCACATGCATCTCATATGGGTGGCTCCTGGGAGCGCATGATTGGGGTCACACGCAAAATCCTTGATGCAATGCTCCTAGAACAGAAAAATGCAAAACTTACTCATGAGATATTAGTGACATTAATGGCTGAAGTCACTGCAATAGTGAATGCTCGTCCGCTCACAGCGGTTTCTACAGATCCAGAAAACCCAGCCATTCTTACCCCTGCCATGCTACTCACACAAAAAGTTGGGAACCCACCAGTCCCACCAGGTCAGTTTGAAAGCAGGGATCTTTTCAGAGCCCAATGGAGGCGCGTGCAATACCTCGCAAATGTTTTCTGGAGCAGATGGCAAAAGGAATACCTCTCAGGACTTCAGAACCGCCGCAAATGGAAAACAGTAAAACCGAATCTACAAACAGGAGATGTTGTTCTGCTAAAGGAGGCTCTTGAACATAGGAACAACTGGCCACTTGGACGCATCACCAAAATCTTCCCAAGCGAGGATGGACTTGTCAGGAAAATAGAAGTGAAGATTTTCCGCAAGGGTGAACTCAGATGCTACATAAGACCTATAAGTGAGGTTGTGTTATTGGTGTCTAAGGACAGTACTTAA